One segment of Rhipicephalus microplus isolate Deutch F79 unplaced genomic scaffold, USDA_Rmic scaffold_196, whole genome shotgun sequence DNA contains the following:
- the LOC142791889 gene encoding histone H2A-like — MSGRGKGGKAKGKSKTRSSRAGLQFPVGRIHRLLRKGNYAERVGAGAPVYLAAVLEYLAAEVLELAGNAARDNKKTRIIPRHLQLAIRNDEELNKLLSGVTIAQGGVLPNIQAVLLPKKTEKKA; from the coding sequence atgtccggacgtggcaagggcggcaaggcgaaaggcaagagcaagacccgttctagtcgcgcggggcttcagttccccgtgggccgtattcaccgcctcctacgcaagggaaactacgccgagcgcgtcggagctggcgctccggtctacctggctgccgtactcgagtacctggccgccgaggtgctcgagctggcgggcaacgccgctcgtgacaacaagaagacccggatcatcccccgtcacttgcagctcgccatccgcaacgacgaggagctgaacaaactgctttccggcgtcaccatcgcgcagggcggtgtgttgcccaacattcaagccgtgcttcttccaaagaagacggagaagaaggcgtaa